In Pongo pygmaeus isolate AG05252 chromosome 13, NHGRI_mPonPyg2-v2.0_pri, whole genome shotgun sequence, one genomic interval encodes:
- the SLC25A51 gene encoding mitochondrial nicotinamide adenine dinucleotide transporter SLC25A51, translating to MMDSEAHEKRPPILTSSKQDISPHITNVGEMKHYLCGCCAAFNNVAITFPIQKVLFRQQLYGIKTRDAVLQLRRDGFRNLYRGILPPLMQKTTTLALMFGLYEDLSCLLRKHVSAPEFATSGVAAVLAGTTEAIFTPLERVQTLLQDHKHHDKFTNTYQAFKALKCHGIGEYYRGLVPILFRNGLSNVFFFGLRGPIKEHLPTATTHSAHLVNDFICGGLLGAMLGFLFFPINVVKTRIQSQIGGEFQSFPKVFQKIWLERDRKLINLFRGAHLNYHRSLISWGIINATYEFLLKVI from the coding sequence ATGATGGATTCAGAAGCTCATGAAAAGAGGCCACCAATACTAACATCTTCAAAACAAGATATATCACCTCATATTACAAATGTTGGTGAGATGAAGCATTACTTGTGTGGCTGCTGTGCAGCCTTCAACAACGTCGCAATCACATTTCCCATTCAGAAGGTCCTCTTTCGACAACAGCTGTATGGCATCAAAACCCGGGATGCAGTACTTCAGTTGAGAAGGGATGGATTTCGAAATTTGTATCGtggaatccttcccccattgaTGCAGAAGACAACTACGCTTGCACTTATGTTTGGTCTGTATGAGGATTTATCCTGCCTTCTCCGCAAGCATGTCAGTGCTCCAGAGTTTGCAACCAGTGGCGTGGCGGCAGTGCTTGCAGGGACAACAGAAGCAATTTTCACTCCACTGGAAAGAGTTCAGACATTGCTTCAAGACCACAAGCATCATGACAAATTTACTAACACTTACCAGGCGTTCAAGGCAttgaaatgtcatggaattggAGAGTATTATCGAGGCTTGGTGCCCATTCTTTTCCGGAATGGACTCAGCAATGTCTTCTTTTTCGGCCTTCGAGGTCCCATTAAGGAGCATCTGCCTACCGCAACAACTCACAGTGCTCATCTGGTCAATGATTTTATCTGTGGAGGTCTACTGGGTGCCATGTTGGGATTCTTGTTTTTTCCAATTAACGTTGTAAAAACTCGCATACAGTCTCAGATTGGTGGGGAATTTCAGTCTTTCCCCAAGGTTTTCCAAAAAATCTGGCTGGAACGGGACAGAAAACTGATAAATCTTTTCAGAGGTGCCCATCTGAATTACCATCGGTCCCTTATCTCTTGGGGCATAATCAATGCAACTTATGAGTTCTTGTTAAAGGTTATATGA